The Stieleria maiorica genome includes the window CCAGGTCGGCATCGGCGAGGATGCGTTCGCGGTCGAACAGACGCGAAAGTCACCTTCGTTGGACCCGACCGAGCTTCCCTGCGAGTCGCCCGAAGCTTGGGAGCCGCAGGATCCGATCTCCGACGCCGATGTCTTTGGTGATCATGACGAAGAGGAGTTCAATGCGACCGATGAGTTCGGCGATCAAGCGGCGGCTAGGAAGGTTCCTCTGGTCGACGACGACCGATCGTATTACGAGCGTCACCAGTGGGGGCGTCGGCAGCGAGATTCGATCCGGTTGTTGAAGATTGCTTCGCCGACGCTGATCGCGTTGCCGATCATTGCTGCGATCCTGTACGTTTCGGGGTTCAACTTCGGGCTGGGGATATTGGGCCGGTCTGACGAGAAAGTCGCCTCGGCGTCACAATCGACTGTCAATAAGAATCAGCGATCGCCCGAAAAAACCTCGCCTGCCGTGCGTCCTCCGGTCGGTCGCGTGCTCGTCGATTCCGGTTCGAATGGCGACGACGAACCGGCCAGCGCGGCGCCAGGCGGCCGGCGGGAGCCTGACGAAACGGGCGATCAGGACAGTGATCCGATGACTCCCCAGGACATCGTCGCCGGTCTGTTTGATCCCGACCGCGATGTGGACGACCAGTCGGAACACGGCGATATGGGCATCGATCAAATGCTTGAGGACCTGAAGCAAACCGGCGAGGCGCTCGCCGAACAGTCTGACGCCGAGTCCGATCAGCCCTCGGCATTGACTATCGCGATGCGAGCGAAGCAACAGTGGGAGGAACGCAACCGTCAACCGCCACAAGATTCGCGCGAGCGAGAAGCGGCGCTGCTCAACAGTGCAACGCTCTCTTTCCCACAGGAACCGCCATCGGCGGATGCCATTTTGCAGACGAGCGCCGAATCGGTCATCCAGCCGACGGACTCCGAGCCCGCATTCGTTCCACCCGAGTCCGGTGTTGCCGAGTTGAGTGTTTCCGGTCCCGATGCTGCCGAATCGGAGCGCCCAAAAAACAACCTTCCAACGCCCGAAATAGCGGCAGATCATGCGCCCGAGTCGCCGCCGTTCTCAGCCCCTGAACGCAGCGTCCCTGAACCCGTTGTCCCTGAACCCGTTGTCCCTGAAACGGATACCCCCGATGCTGATGTTCCCCAAGTGGATACGCCCGCGCCTGAAGTCGCCGCGCCTGAGGTTGCCGAGTCTGAGGTTGCCGAGTCTGCGGTTGCCGAGTCTGCGGTTGCGGAATCGGAGACCCATCAACCGACTGTCGATGAACCCGACCGTGCCGAACGCGCGGCCTCACGAGGCGACACCCCCGAGTTGATCAGCGGGTGTGAGCGGGCGGACGCGTTGATCGGGCGCTTGCAGTCCGGTCGATCGGCAGCCGAGTCGACGCGTGACGACGTTGTGGCGCGATTGCGTGCCTATCGAGCCGTCGCCCAGATCGGCAGCTCGGAACTCGCCGGGGAGAGCCCGTGTGTGACGCGGTTGCTGGGTTCGTTGGCCTCGTCAGCGGCGCTTGAACAACTCGAACCGTTGTGCGGTGAATGGATCGACTGGGGGCGACGGCAAACCGACGGGATGTTATTGATCGGAAAGCTGAAAACGGGGGACAAGACAACGTATTTTGAACTCAGCGATGGGACTCGATTGGACGTCCAATTGCCCACCGAACTCGACCTGCCCATCGGATCGCGATGTGCAGCGATCGGTAAAATCATTTCAACCGAAGATGTACCGCTGATCCGGCTTGTCGCAGGTGTCGTGGTACCTTAGACCACTTCACCGCACGCCGACCGATGACCCACCCGAAGCATCTTTCTGTCCCAGATAGCCCCGTCGCGGATGACGCTGCCGCGGATAACGTCGCCCCAGAAAACGGCGGCAACGCAACGGTGCCAGTGGCCGTCGAATCCGGATCGCTGTTGGGGACGTTGACATACGGACTGTCGCTGCCCGAGCGTACGGCGCGGAGCGCGTCGGCGGTGGTCGGCGGATTGGTCAACGAGACGGCCGGTTGGTTGATCCCGGCCGCGTTCCGTTCCTCCAAGACCTATTCGGCGTTCGTCCAGCAAGCACTCGACATGATGATTCACGACGTCGGCGGCGTCGAAAACCCCAACGCCGCCGCCGCGGATGCCGAGGAAGCCCAGTTGGCGCAGAAAGCCGTCGGTGGGCTGCTGGACCTGGCCGGCGCGGCGACCCTGCACCTGTCCCCGATCACGGTCCTGGCCGTCTTCAACGACGTCGCCTACGGATCGAGCCACTACCTGAAACGGCTCAGTGAAGAACTCAAGCGAGAGGGGATCATTGATGAAACCTCCAGCATCGATCACGTCTCCGACCTGGTCGATGCGCTCGAAAAAACCGGCGCGAGAGCCTCGACGGCAGCCAACGCACCGCCGATGAGTGTGGAGGCGATGACAGAAACGATCTCGCAGCTCACCCGCGAGATTCAGAATGTGGACCCGCGAAAGTTGATTCCGCAAAGCGAGATCAAACGGATTTGGAACGAAATGGAAGACGCCGCCGGCAAAGCGCATGTCGGCATCTGGGACGTCAGCACGACCATGACGATGTTCGCCATCGATCGGCTTTCGCTTTCCACCCGCGGCGCTTTGTCGACCGTTCGCGTCGCCGGAAGTTTGGTCGACGAGCATTTCTTTTCCCACTACGGCGACGCGCTGACCGCGATCAGTGAAAAAGGATTCTACGAAACTCTTTCCGCTTCATCCGAACCCTACCTGGAAGCCGCCTGGCACAACTTCGATTCCACCCGGGAAACCTGGACCGAAGCGCTGATCACCGGCCGGATGCCCAAAAAGGTCTGGACGCGGTTTGCCGAGTGGTTCAGGAACCGCCGCAATCGCCCCGCCTCCTGACTGCACTGCGTTTCCGGTCAACCGCAGCTACCTTCGCCAGAAGGTGGTGCCGTCGTGTCGTCCACGCTCTGGCGAGCGTCGCTACCCTCATCGTGCCGCAGTCCCCGCCGCTCCCCCATCATTCTGCCCCGAATCATTCTGCCTCCCATTGTTTTGCCCCCGCCTTATTGCCTCGGCCGTTTGTCCTCCCGCCGGCCACGCCCCAATCACCCAGAACCCGGCATGTTAAACTGACGTCCGTCGTGACCATTCGCCCAGCGCGCCCCAAGAGTTCCAGCCATGCCCGCGTTCACCGTCTCACGAACCATCCCGGTCCACTCTGATCCCGAAACCGTGTTTGCCAAGCTGACCGATTTTGCGACCTGGAAAACGTGGTCCCCATGGTTGCTGGCCGACGAAAACGCGACGTTCACGCTCAACGGCGACCCGACGGCGGTCGGCGGCGGTTACAGCTGGGACGGTCCGGTGGTGGGAGCCGGCCAGATGCAGCATCGGGAGCTCAACCCGCCCTCGTCGGTCCAATCGATCGGCACGATGCACGCCGACTTGCGCTTCACTCGCCCTTGGAAATCCGAATCCAAGGTGGATTTCGAAGTCAAAAAAAGCCGCGATGAAGACGGTCGGGAAGTGACGCTGGTTCGCTGGGACATGACCGGCAAGCTGCCGTTCTTCTTGTTCTGGATGAAATCGATGATGGTGTCGCTGATGAACATGGATTTCGACCGCGGCTTGCGGATGTTCAAGGAGATGGTCGAAACGGGCAGCGTCGCGTCAACGACGACCGTCAATGGGATCGAAGAATCGCAGCCCTGCTTCCTGCTGGGGCGGTCGGCCGGCACGACCTTGGCGGACATCGGTCCATCGATGGAAGAAACGATCCAGCAGGTTCAATCCAGCCTGTCCCAGGCCGGTGTTGCGAGCGATGGCCGCTGGATGTCCGTCTATGACGACATGAACATCAAAACACAATCGTTATCGTATTTCAGCGGAATGGCCGTTCCCGAAGGCACGCCGGTGCCGCCCGGTCTGGTCGCCCGATCCATTCCCCGATTTCGTGCGATGCACGTCACCCATACCGGTCGCTACGACCACATCGGAAACGCGTGGGCGGCGGCGT containing:
- a CDS encoding SRPBCC family protein, yielding MPAFTVSRTIPVHSDPETVFAKLTDFATWKTWSPWLLADENATFTLNGDPTAVGGGYSWDGPVVGAGQMQHRELNPPSSVQSIGTMHADLRFTRPWKSESKVDFEVKKSRDEDGREVTLVRWDMTGKLPFFLFWMKSMMVSLMNMDFDRGLRMFKEMVETGSVASTTTVNGIEESQPCFLLGRSAGTTLADIGPSMEETIQQVQSSLSQAGVASDGRWMSVYDDMNIKTQSLSYFSGMAVPEGTPVPPGLVARSIPRFRAMHVTHTGRYDHIGNAWAAAYQNLRAGKHKVNPSLPGVEIYTNSPEDTPPEELVTEVYVPVK